One part of the Sneathia vaginalis genome encodes these proteins:
- a CDS encoding RNA-binding S4 domain-containing protein, whose amino-acid sequence MRLDKFLKITRIIKRRTIAQQLCDSDNVLVNGKAQKPSYSIKKGDELVVKYFNNTIKAKVLEIPKESLKKEDIGDYVSFEN is encoded by the coding sequence ATGAGATTAGATAAATTTTTAAAAATAACAAGAATAATTAAGAGAAGAACTATAGCACAACAATTATGTGATAGTGATAATGTACTAGTTAATGGTAAGGCACAAAAACCATCATATAGTATTAAAAAAGGTGACGAATTAGTTGTAAAATACTTTAATAATACTATAAAAGCAAAAGTATTAGAAATACCCAAAGAGTCACTAAAAAAAGAAGACATAGGAGATTATGTAAGTTTTGAAAATTAA
- a CDS encoding phosphopentomutase: MSRFLIIVLDGFGVGYMDDVLKVRPRDFGSNTARHILEKLPDSKWENLEKLGLMNILDFETPFMKKVNVKIAGKSKLQHHGGDTFLGHQELMGTKTEKPLNKPFSFYIDTVEKKLLKKGYKVERKGVNVNFLWVNDCVAIGDNLETDLGQVYNVTTTFKNISFEDELKIAQVVRDIVKVERVIVFGGTKATTQSILDAAREKEGKYMGIDAPLSKVYEEGYMVRHMGYGVDPNNQVPTILTKNNIDVMLIGKVADIVYNKNGESFMNLVDTKTIFELTLKKLDDFHKGFMCINVQETDLSGHSQNTKRYANVLSIADKYIGKIIEKLNDDDILVITADHGNDPTIGHSQHTRENVPLLVYNKRLFNQKKNIDLGLRETMSDSANTVLEYFNIHENVEQGKSYLDLLK, translated from the coding sequence ATGTCTAGATTTTTAATAATAGTATTAGATGGATTTGGAGTTGGATATATGGATGATGTCTTGAAGGTTAGACCAAGAGATTTTGGATCAAATACTGCAAGACACATATTAGAAAAACTTCCAGATTCTAAATGGGAAAATCTTGAAAAATTAGGATTAATGAATATTTTAGATTTTGAAACACCTTTTATGAAAAAAGTTAATGTCAAAATTGCTGGTAAGTCAAAATTACAACATCACGGAGGTGATACTTTCTTAGGACACCAAGAATTGATGGGAACTAAAACTGAAAAACCTTTGAACAAGCCTTTTTCATTCTATATCGATACTGTTGAAAAAAAACTTTTAAAAAAAGGGTATAAAGTTGAAAGAAAAGGTGTAAATGTTAATTTCTTATGGGTTAATGATTGCGTTGCAATAGGTGATAATTTGGAAACAGATTTAGGACAAGTATACAATGTTACAACAACATTTAAAAATATATCATTTGAAGATGAATTGAAAATAGCACAAGTTGTTAGGGATATTGTAAAAGTTGAAAGAGTTATTGTCTTTGGTGGAACAAAAGCCACAACCCAAAGTATCTTAGATGCTGCTAGAGAAAAAGAAGGAAAATATATGGGAATAGATGCACCATTATCTAAAGTTTATGAAGAAGGATATATGGTTAGACATATGGGATATGGTGTAGATCCAAATAATCAAGTACCCACAATATTAACTAAAAATAATATAGATGTTATGTTAATAGGTAAAGTAGCAGATATAGTGTACAATAAGAACGGAGAAAGCTTTATGAATTTAGTTGATACTAAAACTATCTTCGAATTAACCCTTAAGAAATTAGATGATTTCCACAAAGGATTTATGTGCATTAATGTTCAAGAAACTGATTTATCTGGACATTCTCAAAATACAAAAAGATATGCAAATGTTTTGAGCATTGCTGATAAATATATTGGAAAGATTATAGAAAAATTAAATGACGATGATATTTTAGTTATAACAGCAGATCATGGAAATGATCCTACAATAGGTCATTCACAACATACAAGAGAAAATGTACCATTATTGGTATATAATAAGAGATTATTCAATCAAAAGAAAAATATAGATTTAGGATTAAGAGAAACTATGTCTGATTCTGCAAATACTGTTCTAGAATACTTTAATATACATGAAAATGTTGAACAAGGTAAAAGTTATCTTGACTTATTGAAATAA